tatattcttCACCAGCGATGAAGAGTTGGTACGAGTTCAAGAGGAACTTTCTTGGCGATGACGAAAGCTCCATCTTCTTCCATGTCAATATCTTTAATAGTCATTCCCTCAGGCAAACTCCAATCAAAGAAGTAAAGAAGGCTGAGAAGGCAGAGCTCAACCATGGCGATCCCCGTGGCCATCCCAGGACATACCCTACGTCCGGCTCCAAACGGCAGTAGCTCAAAATGTTGACCCTTATATTCAATAGGGTTATCAACAAACCTCTCGGGGATGAACTCTTCGGGCTTTGTATAGTTTTGGGGATCACGTCCTATCGTGTAAGTGTTGATTTGGATCATGGTGTTCTTGGGGATGTTATAGCCTTGAATCTTGATGTCGGACATCGTTAGCCTTGGGAGCAAGAGAGGCGCAGGTGGGTGTAATCTGAATGTTTCCTCAATCACCAGCTTTAAGTACTCAACTTTCTCTAGATCTTCTTCTGTGATTCTCTCTTTGTTGGGCCCGAGTGTTGCTCGAACCTCTTCTTGGAGTTTTTTCATAACTCTTGGATGTCTGCTTAGCTCTGTCATTGTCCATATCATTGTGATGGCTCCCGCATTCACTCCAGCCAAAAACACGTCCTGATGAATAGACATATAGAATTATTCATAATTTGACTTTGAAAgaggatattaatttttttcaaaaaaaagaggatatatataaaaataaaacctatAAAATCATGGCTGGCTCAACACTCGTTTTAGgcaccaaaatttataaaaaaaatattatataaaacttttaGGATCAAATTTTTCGGTGTAACAGATTTATagacaataattttttttttttgtgacataGGACCGGGCCTGAGAGCAATAGGAACCaaatcagaagaagaaaaaccaagatgaaccaatAAACGAGGTATTTGTTATATCTTACATCCCTAGCTATAGACTTGTTTCTCAAATTAAGGGATTATCCATACTCACCGACATGACTCCTTTGAGATGGTCATCAGTGACTTTAAAAGAACCGACTTTATTGGGCTTATTGATCATATCCAACATGACACTGATGATATCTGAATGATCTTGGGTTTGTCCTGACTTCAAATGATCATCAATCACATGTTCAAAGAAAGTGGTGAGTTTAGCAAAGGCTTTGTTCAGCCTCGAGTGCTGGCCGGAAATCCGGTCAATGAGCCATCCAGCAGGAAAGAAGTCAGCTAACGACAACGAGCCGAGGTTGGTCTCTGATTCAAGCACCAACTCTTCTACTCTCTCCATATCGACAAAATCACACTCGTGGAAGTTCTGCCCAAAAGCGAGTCTACAAATGATGCTGGCCGCATAGGAGAAAATGACTTTTCTCAAATCAAGTGATGAGGTTGGTTTAGCATTAGCTGAGTTTGACACCTTCTTGACCAACAATTCGCTCTCTTCCTCTCTAATATACCTGAAGGACTTGAGTTTTTTCTGGCTAAAGAGCTCGAGCACCATGattttcctcatctctctcCAGTTCTCACCAAAAGGAGCAAAACCAACGTCTTTAAAGTTGTAAGTAAACAACCCGGTCCCGACCGTCTTAGGTCGGCTACAAGTCTCAAGATCATGTGTCTTGAGCACTTCCTCAGCTCCTTCTTTGGAAGAGACAATAATCACGGGGACTACCCCGAAATGGAGAAGCATCACCGGTCCATATTCTTGGGAGATTTTGTGAAGAGATTTGTGAAGAAATCTTCCAAACTGGTGCAAGTTTCCGATTATCGGTAGACCCGTAGGTCCAGGAGGACGCTTCTCTTTCGACGATAAAAGCTTTTTAGAGAAAATAAACAAGAGAGGGAAGAGTAAGAGGAAACAAATGAAGATAGACATTCTTCTTAATTTTGTTTGGCTAACTTTCTTCTGGTCTGTGTTTGAAGTGAAGAGTATTTAATGAGTTCTCAAAGATGCAATATATATAGTCATTGAGGCAATGCATTTGGCTGGGTTTTGACTaaatcaatttattatttttttagtctccaactttttattaataacactAAAAATTGGCTTCTCTCTCTAACATATTGTGTTTGAATAATCTCTCTCCGGGCAGATATAGCAGACTCGTCGATAAACACCAACGAGATTTATATCATAAGACACTTTTATTACTCTTAATTACACTATAGATAATTTTGGCTATTAACACACTTTTTTCCTTTTCCGAAGAcattcttctcttcttccaacCTTCTTAAACCTACATGTGAGTAATGAAAAGCtaacaacattaaaatatataaccaatgtctaactaaaataaaaatcctcataactactaaaatataaatcctCATTAACCACAATCCTCATAAACTAGTAAAATATAAATCCTCATTAACCACAGTCCTCATTAATGTCTAACTAAAATCCAAATCCTCTAATCACGTTCCTTAACCGTACGTCAAAGCATACATTAATCAGGATCGTACCTATTGATTTTGAGTTAGAAACTCAATTATTTCTTACATTCTAGTATTTAATTATAGATGGTTGTATGACTTTGTAAGCGTTTCTAAGGTGATACATATGGTTTACCGCGTAAATGAGTCATGTACACAGCTTCCAAACAAGTTGTATATGACAAAAGAAGAGACTGGTAAATTAAATTATCTATTCAAATATTTCTTTACGAACATGATATTTTAAGCATTTTAGTATGTCaactaggataagatccgcgccttgcgcgggatgaagttgttatttttattatgttttggagaatgaaacaacagttcggtttcatttggattaggggtgttcaatccggatatcttcagttggtttttttttcggtatttcggttaataaaatataattgctattctaaatccatatttacttcggttcaaTTTGGTTTACAtcggttttcagtttattcggttttataccaaaaaacataattatttactttgagatcatattatatatttaaataaaagaataaaaataaaaatgcttctatcatctaataaaataagcaaatctagaattaatatccaaactctaaattttgagaaaaaaaacaaaacaaaagcatgaaataaaaacttttatattcttccatatttaatgtgattgtttaatatcttttaataatataaaataataaaagaactaagatacaaatattgttatcaaatattcattactcataataacaaattttcatatatatgttaatcatattaggtaatttcataacttttatttaaggaaagtgcgagattgttttttgtacattatttatcaattcgatagttagtttaataaaaagtgtaatataatttaagatGAACAATATACTTTTCtaagaatattatattttatatagttatttattaaatgaaacttcataATCATATGGTCCTATGAtcattcatattgttttataacaaaatatttaaataattgataacaaaattttcaatgtgaaaaatttaataagtttataatttataaatgttcttgaaaatttattgaaagttttgaaattaaaatattgatgtaatcttatatggtatatagtttaatctatatatatatatatatatatatttgttttattattaaatgatactttttactcatatgcttttaaaatcatgtgtatctttttataataaaagtgttaaaccattgatcattaatttttaacataataattttaatagttttagtcatttattgtcattttgttaaaattcaaaatatagcATATTCGAAAAAATCTAGAATTTAATTTTATAGGTAATTCAATtgtttaatcaattttaataatataaaattaaacaaaaaaatatggaggagatataaatttttatcaaatttttattattagaaacattaattgtcatatatgtatatattagtcatttatgaTAATTCCGTAGATTTTATttgaggaaagaaaaaaaatagtaattatatctagctgaacaatcataaatgtttCTATCGTAGATATCATATCATAtgatcatatcatatagtttaacCAACAAATGTATCTagcaacatataaaaatcgaatgtggatctacttatttttcaattgaatgtaATTGACTACCTAATTGAGTGACACCTAAATATTGAggtctttttttaattattacaaaattgaagttacaatttttcaaatgtttctcttttaatatatagagaattatcataaaattaaaatgtcaaatatatgatatttactatCATTAACTTTTCTTGCCAATCACTCAAAATTATTCTCGGGTTCTTTATTCGGTTTACTTGTGTATAATTAAAGTACTTTGCCAACCACTTAAATTGCTGACCAAGCATTCACGTTGGTTTTATTCGGTTTGTTTAGTTTTTGTTGAATCACGGTTTGTTTAGTCTTGATTGAATCACGTTTTGGTTAAGTCGTAACAACGCCAGCCACAATATAATTTTCGTACGTGcattttttatatgaaaaaatactGCGTTCGAAATTTAGTTGGCCAACTACGTAGGTGCATGAACTTTCACACGAACCTCCATTAACTGTTACGAAAGACACCGACCACTAATGATCACAAAAATATTGATGGTGAAGTATTTTCTTACATAGTCTTAACTCCCCTGAAGGTACACTAAACATGAACTAAGACAGGCGTACCTGCATTAACTCGTAATAAGTTTGAGCAACATTATTGGTTACAGCATACATCGactattttgtcttttttaacATTGTCTTAACTCCCCTGAAGCTACCCTGAACAAACTCCACCCCTTCTTTTCCTTGAATGCAGCATTTCTTTGATCAATCCGTATGTACTTTCCGCAAGTATATTCTTCTTCTCGATCATTGCTTCCTCACTGTAACAGAAAGCTTGTTAACGGAGTAATGAACATAATGAACATAATTCGTAAGAAGTTTGAGGAACAATAAGGGTTACATCAAACATCGACCATATtgcatttttaacattttcttaacTTCCTTGAAGCTACACTGAACAAACTCCATCCCTTCATTTCCTTGAATGCAACATTGCTTTGATCAATCTGCAGGTACTTTCTGCATGTCTATTCTTCTTCTCGATCATTGCTTCCTCTCTGTAACAGAGCGTTTCTTAACAAAGTAATGAACATAATTGATTTTCTCTGTTTCATATATAGATTTTCAACGTCAGAGCTTATCAACTTCGTTTTCAATAACCGATCATATTCATGCGTGTTTTAGGCTtctcagcaaaaaaaaattgcaactaATAAACGTCTTACTCACACTCTATTGTATTCTCTGCTTCGTGTAAAGATTACCAACGTCAGAAATCATCAACCTTATGCTCAATAACCTATCCTCTTCATATGTGCTTTTGAATTCCTAGCAACGATTAAACGTCTTGCTCAaactctatttatattttttatttttcttgccAGTAGAGaatctaaatttttttcatGTGGTCAGGAAATACTTGAGATCTTTTTGGTGTTCAAACATCTTAACACTGTAAACTAAATAGCATATGTGTGTGTAGAATCCCCGTATGTCGTCGAACAGAGTCAACTCGTCTCAAACAATCGTGTATTCACTTTTTCCGTTTCTTTCTACGTTTAAATAAGAAAAGCTCGGAGAATCAAAAAACTCCCAAACGCTTCTCGTGACGACACGTGGCAGAGTCAATGTGAATGAATTAAATGCaaaatgcttctcttttaataataactagattttgacccgcgcttcgaaagcgcggatattattttttacttttataaaatatattatttgtttgtaattattgaacatatttattttagtaaaattttctttataataaatttgacacacatagtgtctctggtaaattatgtgtttctctgactttgttttattccctctccaatcaacatatcgaagcgcggatattattttttacttttatgaaatatattatttgtttgtaattattgaatgtatttatcttagtaaaaatttctttataataaatttgacatatagagtgtctctggtaaactatgtatttatctggctttattttattccttctccaatcaacatatttatttggcttgttgttaaaataaatgattttagaacgcaactgtttactttgatattttgtttaaacaatgtgacatatttctgtattaattgtgttcaattaaatatttacattgtaa
The sequence above is drawn from the Raphanus sativus cultivar WK10039 chromosome 7, ASM80110v3, whole genome shotgun sequence genome and encodes:
- the LOC108816885 gene encoding cytochrome P450 71B5, with product MSIFICFLLLFPLLFIFSKKLLSSKEKRPPGPTGLPIIGNLHQFGRFLHKSLHKISQEYGPVMLLHFGVVPVIIVSSKEGAEEVLKTHDLETCSRPKTVGTGLFTYNFKDVGFAPFGENWREMRKIMVLELFSQKKLKSFRYIREEESELLVKKVSNSANAKPTSSLDLRKVIFSYAASIICRLAFGQNFHECDFVDMERVEELVLESETNLGSLSLADFFPAGWLIDRISGQHSRLNKAFAKLTTFFEHVIDDHLKSGQTQDHSDIISVMLDMINKPNKVGSFKVTDDHLKGVMSDVFLAGVNAGAITMIWTMTELSRHPRVMKKLQEEVRATLGPNKERITEEDLEKVEYLKLVIEETFRLHPPAPLLLPRLTMSDIKIQGYNIPKNTMIQINTYTIGRDPQNYTKPEEFIPERFVDNPIEYKGQHFELLPFGAGRRVCPGMATGIAMVELCLLSLLYFFDWSLPEGMTIKDIDMEEDGAFVIAKKVPLELVPTLHRW